The following proteins are co-located in the Microbacterium sp. Clip185 genome:
- a CDS encoding hemolysin family protein produces the protein MDYVMLGVGLLLTIGTGLFVASEFALVNLDRADLEARRDAGESRLAMTISALRITSTHLSSAQLGITLTTLLTGYTMEPAISNLLRPVLAGWGVPEAVVVGLAATIGIAIATVFSMILGELVPKNFALAIPRQTAKLVMPFQVAFTTVFRPAVSVLNGSANGILRSIGIEPKEELSGARTAEELSSLVRRSASAGVLEEDTASLLDRSLTFARLTADDVMTPRPRVHAVAASDSANDVIQLARKTGHSRFPVFGESMDDIVGIVHLKAAVGVPRDRRTEVPAAALATEPLRVPETVHLDQLVAELRARGYQMAVVLDEYGGTAGVVTLEDLVEEIVGEVLDEHDRRRAEIVRGADSLTVSAALRPDEVLDRTGIRVPEGEVYDTLGGFLMAELGRIPVVGDEVEIEDGTLAVVRMDGRRVDRVRFTPRPVPEDADIDEQERTR, from the coding sequence ATGGATTACGTCATGCTGGGCGTGGGGCTCTTGCTCACGATCGGAACCGGTCTGTTCGTCGCCAGCGAGTTCGCGCTGGTCAACCTCGATCGTGCCGACCTCGAAGCGCGCAGGGATGCGGGTGAGTCGCGGCTCGCGATGACCATCAGCGCACTGCGCATCACCTCGACCCATCTGTCGAGTGCGCAGCTGGGCATCACGCTGACGACGTTGCTCACCGGTTACACGATGGAGCCGGCGATCTCCAACCTCCTGCGCCCCGTGCTGGCGGGCTGGGGCGTGCCCGAGGCGGTGGTCGTGGGTCTCGCGGCCACGATCGGCATCGCCATTGCCACGGTCTTCTCGATGATTCTCGGCGAGCTGGTCCCCAAGAACTTCGCGCTCGCGATCCCGCGCCAGACGGCGAAGCTGGTCATGCCGTTCCAGGTCGCGTTCACGACCGTGTTCCGCCCCGCGGTGTCCGTGCTCAACGGCAGCGCGAACGGCATCCTGCGCTCCATCGGCATCGAACCGAAGGAGGAGCTCTCGGGAGCCCGCACCGCGGAAGAGCTCTCCAGCCTCGTGCGCCGATCGGCGAGCGCCGGCGTGCTCGAGGAGGACACAGCGTCGCTGCTGGATCGCAGCCTCACCTTCGCGCGACTGACCGCCGATGACGTGATGACGCCCCGCCCCCGCGTGCACGCGGTCGCCGCATCCGACTCGGCGAACGACGTCATCCAGCTCGCCCGCAAGACCGGGCACAGCCGCTTCCCCGTCTTCGGCGAGTCCATGGACGACATCGTCGGGATCGTGCACCTGAAGGCCGCCGTCGGTGTGCCGCGAGATCGCCGCACCGAGGTGCCGGCCGCCGCCCTCGCCACTGAGCCGCTGCGGGTGCCCGAGACGGTGCACCTGGATCAGCTCGTCGCCGAGCTTCGCGCCCGCGGCTACCAGATGGCCGTCGTGCTCGACGAGTACGGCGGGACGGCGGGCGTCGTCACCCTCGAAGACCTCGTCGAGGAGATCGTGGGCGAAGTGCTCGATGAGCACGACCGGCGCAGGGCCGAGATCGTGCGCGGTGCGGACTCGCTGACCGTGTCGGCGGCGCTGCGTCCCGACGAGGTTCTCGACCGCACCGGCATCCGCGTTCCCGAGGGCGAGGTCTACGACACGCTCGGCGGCTTCCTGATGGCCGAGCTCGGCCGCATCCCCGTCGTCGGTGACGAGGTCGAGATCGAAGACGGCACGCTCGCCGTCGTGCGCATGGACGGTCGACGCGTCGACCGTGTGCGCTTCACCCCCAGACCCGTCCCGGAGGATGCGGACATCGACGAGCAGGAGCGGACCCGATGA
- a CDS encoding hemolysin family protein, with translation MSDWAGILWLVVLLVFNAFFVGAEFAVISARRSQIEPLAEKGSRSAKTALWAMEHATLMLATCQLGITICSLLILNVSEPAIHHLLAVPLELTGWGEAAVDVIAFVVALVLVSYLHVVFGEMVPKNLAFSVPDRAVLMLAPPLVWVSRVFHPVIVTLNWIANHVVRLFRVEPKDEAASTFTLEEVATIVNQSRIEGVLDDAAGTVSAVVEFTDKDAGDVAVPLADLVTLPQLTTPDEIERAVARHGFSRYVIVDDQGMPVGYVHLKDVLRVAEDGVDPSVDRPIPAKRIHHMVQVQETTDLEDALAAMRRAGRHLAQVRDAQGNTTAVLFLEDVIEELIGEVQDATRRGR, from the coding sequence ATGAGCGACTGGGCAGGAATCCTCTGGCTGGTCGTGCTGCTGGTCTTCAACGCGTTCTTCGTCGGCGCGGAGTTCGCCGTGATCTCCGCGCGGCGCTCCCAGATCGAGCCGCTCGCAGAGAAAGGCTCCCGGTCGGCGAAGACGGCGTTGTGGGCCATGGAGCACGCGACGCTCATGCTCGCGACGTGTCAGCTGGGCATCACGATCTGCTCGCTGCTGATCCTGAACGTCTCGGAGCCGGCGATCCACCACCTGCTGGCCGTGCCGCTCGAGCTGACCGGATGGGGCGAGGCCGCGGTCGACGTGATCGCCTTCGTCGTCGCGCTCGTGCTGGTGTCTTACCTGCACGTCGTGTTCGGCGAGATGGTGCCGAAGAACCTGGCCTTCTCGGTGCCCGATCGCGCCGTGCTCATGCTCGCGCCGCCGCTCGTGTGGGTGTCGCGGGTGTTCCACCCCGTCATCGTCACGCTCAACTGGATCGCCAACCACGTCGTGCGCCTGTTCCGCGTGGAGCCGAAGGACGAGGCGGCCTCGACGTTCACGCTCGAAGAGGTGGCGACGATCGTCAACCAGTCCCGTATCGAGGGCGTCCTGGATGATGCGGCCGGAACGGTCTCGGCGGTCGTCGAGTTCACCGACAAGGATGCGGGCGACGTCGCCGTACCGCTCGCGGATCTGGTGACGCTGCCGCAGCTGACGACCCCGGACGAGATCGAACGCGCGGTCGCCCGACACGGCTTCTCGCGCTACGTGATCGTCGACGATCAGGGGATGCCGGTCGGGTACGTGCACCTGAAGGATGTGCTGCGCGTCGCCGAGGACGGCGTCGACCCCTCGGTCGATCGTCCGATCCCGGCCAAGCGGATCCACCACATGGTGCAGGTGCAGGAGACGACCGACCTCGAGGATGCGCTGGCGGCGATGCGCCGGGCGGGGCGTCACCTCGCGCAGGTGCGCGACGCTCAGGGCAACACGACCGCCGTCCTCTTCCTGGAAGACGTCATCGAGGAGCTGATCGGCGAAGTGCAGGACGCGACGCGCCGCGGCCGCTGA
- a CDS encoding NADH:flavin oxidoreductase/NADH oxidase, with protein sequence MTALFSPYTIRGVEFRNRLWVAPMCQYSAQDGFPGEWHHVHLAQFASGGAGLVISEATAVSPEGRISPQDTGIYSDEQRDAWAPIVTAIHARGAAAGVQLAHAGRKASTYSPFSGHRGTVPAEAGGWEAVAPSAIAFEGYATPRELTLDEIDALVASFASAARRAVEAGFDVLEVHAAHGYLLHEFLSPLSNHRTDEFGGPLVNRARLLLRVVAAVREAAGDLPVFVRFSGTDWAEGGWDIEETAQVAVWAAEAGADFFDISSGGLVAHQDITVGPGYQVPLARRVRDEGLAVSAVGLIETGAQAEQVLQDGDADAIMAAREWLRDPHFALRAADELGVVGPWPPQYERAARHR encoded by the coding sequence GTGACCGCGCTGTTCAGCCCCTACACGATCCGAGGCGTCGAGTTCCGCAACCGCCTGTGGGTGGCACCCATGTGCCAGTACAGCGCGCAGGACGGATTCCCCGGCGAGTGGCACCACGTGCACCTCGCCCAGTTCGCCTCTGGCGGCGCGGGACTGGTCATCAGCGAGGCGACCGCCGTGTCGCCCGAGGGCCGGATCTCCCCCCAGGACACCGGCATCTACTCCGACGAGCAGCGCGACGCCTGGGCCCCCATCGTGACCGCGATCCACGCCCGCGGTGCGGCCGCCGGCGTCCAACTCGCCCACGCCGGACGCAAGGCCTCGACCTACTCCCCCTTCTCCGGGCACCGCGGCACGGTCCCCGCCGAGGCCGGCGGGTGGGAGGCTGTCGCCCCCTCTGCGATCGCCTTCGAGGGCTACGCCACGCCCCGCGAACTCACACTCGACGAGATCGACGCGCTCGTCGCCTCCTTCGCCTCCGCCGCGCGCCGCGCGGTCGAGGCCGGGTTCGACGTCCTCGAGGTGCACGCCGCCCACGGCTACCTGCTGCACGAGTTCCTCTCGCCGCTGTCGAACCACCGCACCGACGAGTTCGGCGGCCCGCTCGTGAACCGCGCGCGTCTTCTGCTGCGCGTCGTCGCCGCGGTGCGCGAGGCGGCGGGCGATCTCCCTGTGTTCGTCCGCTTCTCCGGCACCGACTGGGCCGAGGGGGGCTGGGACATCGAAGAGACCGCCCAGGTCGCCGTCTGGGCGGCGGAGGCCGGTGCCGACTTCTTCGACATCTCCTCCGGCGGGCTCGTCGCTCACCAGGACATCACCGTCGGCCCGGGCTACCAGGTGCCCCTCGCCCGGCGCGTGCGAGACGAGGGGCTCGCTGTCAGCGCGGTGGGGCTCATCGAGACCGGCGCGCAGGCCGAGCAGGTGCTGCAGGACGGCGACGCGGACGCGATCATGGCAGCCCGGGAATGGCTCCGCGATCCGCACTTCGCGCTCCGCGCCGCCGACGAGCTCGGTGTCGTCGGCCCCTGGCCGCCGCAGTACGAGCGCGCCGCGCGCCACCGCTGA
- a CDS encoding NAD(P)H-hydrate dehydratase, whose amino-acid sequence MTAIEQDAARTARILRMPTADDDKYSRGVVGLRTGSADYPGAAVLGVSAAWHAGCGMVRYIGPSRAADMVLARRPETVTAPGRVQAWVIGSGTDAASRSASETEALREVLAGGEPVVVDAGALDLAPDATAPMILTPHAREFARLRETLGLVSTDDREAEVLQTSRELGAVVLLKGAVTLVADPDGGLRRIRSGVPWLATAGTGDVLAGAMGAIVAGVAAVGAATPERLADAAAAAAWLHGRAGALAAARRGSRGGPITALEVAEHLPQAVGETLAAHP is encoded by the coding sequence ATGACGGCGATCGAACAGGATGCGGCGCGCACCGCGCGCATCCTTCGCATGCCAACAGCGGACGATGACAAGTATTCCCGTGGTGTGGTGGGCCTGCGCACCGGCTCGGCGGACTATCCAGGGGCGGCCGTGCTCGGAGTGAGCGCCGCCTGGCACGCCGGATGCGGGATGGTGCGCTACATCGGCCCCTCTCGCGCCGCTGACATGGTGCTCGCACGCAGACCCGAGACGGTCACCGCGCCCGGTCGGGTCCAGGCCTGGGTGATCGGTTCGGGCACGGATGCCGCGTCTCGCTCCGCATCCGAGACCGAGGCGCTGCGCGAGGTGCTCGCCGGCGGCGAGCCCGTCGTCGTCGACGCCGGCGCGCTCGATCTCGCGCCCGACGCCACGGCGCCGATGATCCTCACCCCCCACGCCCGGGAGTTCGCGCGGCTTCGCGAGACGCTCGGCCTCGTTTCGACGGACGACCGCGAGGCGGAGGTGCTCCAGACGTCGCGCGAGCTGGGGGCCGTGGTGCTCCTGAAGGGTGCCGTCACGCTCGTCGCGGACCCCGATGGCGGGCTTCGCCGCATCCGCTCCGGGGTGCCGTGGCTCGCCACCGCCGGCACAGGGGACGTGCTCGCCGGTGCGATGGGTGCGATCGTCGCGGGGGTCGCGGCGGTGGGCGCTGCCACCCCGGAACGTCTCGCCGATGCGGCAGCCGCAGCGGCCTGGTTGCACGGACGTGCCGGCGCGCTTGCCGCCGCGCGCCGGGGGAGTCGGGGCGGTCCGATCACCGCGCTGGAGGTCGCCGAGCACCTGCCGCAGGCCGTCGGTGAGACGCTCGCGGCGCACCCCTGA
- a CDS encoding thiamine-binding protein — MLVAFSVAPSGTGRADGSVHDAVAAAVKVVRESGLAHRTSSMFTEIEGEWDEVFAVVKAATDAVLPFGSRVSLVLKADIRPGYTGELDGKIERLERAIEEAAADDAPSA; from the coding sequence ATGCTCGTCGCCTTCTCCGTCGCCCCCAGCGGCACCGGCCGCGCGGACGGTTCCGTGCACGATGCCGTCGCCGCGGCCGTGAAGGTCGTGCGCGAATCGGGGCTTGCCCACCGCACGAGTTCGATGTTCACCGAGATCGAAGGGGAGTGGGACGAGGTGTTCGCCGTCGTGAAGGCGGCCACCGACGCTGTGCTGCCGTTCGGCTCGCGGGTCTCGCTGGTGCTGAAGGCCGACATCCGCCCCGGCTACACGGGCGAGCTGGACGGCAAGATCGAGCGTCTCGAGCGTGCGATAGAGGAAGCGGCCGCGGACGACGCCCCGTCGGCCTGA
- a CDS encoding MFS transporter gives MWALLSLAIGSFGIGMTEFTVMGLLPDIAGALLPNQTAADPDAAIAQAGWLISLYALGVVVGAPTIAGLVARFPRHRVMVLLALALTVFNALTVIAPNFELVAVSRFLAGLPHGAYFGIGALVAADVLGPGRRAQGVAFVLTGLTVANVVGVPAGTYLGQQFGWRVAFGVVAAIFALATICILFFVPRAPGRPGRTLRAELGVFRIPQVWFTLGIGSIGFGGFFAVYSYVAPLVTEVAGAPQAVVPLVLIGMGLGMTVGNLLGGHLSDVNLRRTLLLGLAVLAVSLAVLALTAAWIWALAVMVFVVGAVSSALSPAIQTRLMDVAGDNQSIAAALNHSALNIGNSLGAALGGAVIAAGWGFVAPPWVGAALAAAGLAIAFTAYGVERRRGVPIVYAHSSTAAE, from the coding sequence ATGTGGGCGCTCCTCTCTCTCGCCATCGGCAGCTTCGGCATCGGTATGACCGAGTTCACGGTCATGGGGCTGCTGCCCGACATCGCCGGTGCGCTCTTACCGAACCAGACGGCGGCGGATCCGGATGCGGCCATCGCCCAGGCCGGCTGGCTGATCAGCCTGTACGCGCTCGGCGTCGTCGTCGGTGCGCCGACGATCGCGGGGCTCGTCGCGCGGTTTCCGCGCCACCGCGTGATGGTCCTTCTCGCCCTGGCGCTGACCGTGTTCAACGCCTTGACCGTGATCGCGCCGAACTTCGAGCTCGTCGCGGTGTCGCGCTTTCTGGCGGGGCTCCCGCACGGTGCGTACTTCGGCATCGGTGCGCTGGTCGCGGCCGACGTGCTCGGGCCGGGGCGTCGCGCGCAGGGTGTCGCCTTCGTGCTGACCGGACTCACCGTCGCGAACGTCGTCGGCGTGCCGGCGGGCACCTACCTGGGCCAGCAGTTCGGATGGCGGGTCGCGTTCGGCGTGGTCGCCGCGATCTTCGCGCTCGCCACGATCTGCATCCTGTTCTTCGTGCCGCGCGCGCCGGGTCGGCCGGGGCGCACGCTGCGGGCGGAGCTGGGCGTCTTCCGCATCCCGCAGGTGTGGTTCACCCTGGGTATCGGCTCTATCGGTTTCGGCGGCTTCTTCGCGGTCTACAGCTACGTGGCGCCCCTGGTGACGGAGGTCGCCGGCGCGCCGCAGGCGGTCGTGCCGCTCGTGCTCATCGGCATGGGGCTCGGCATGACGGTCGGGAACCTCCTGGGCGGACACCTCTCCGACGTCAATCTGCGCCGCACACTGCTGCTCGGCCTCGCGGTGCTGGCGGTGTCGTTGGCGGTTCTCGCGCTGACCGCCGCCTGGATCTGGGCGCTCGCGGTCATGGTGTTCGTGGTGGGTGCCGTCTCGTCCGCGCTCAGCCCCGCGATCCAGACGCGGCTCATGGATGTGGCGGGCGACAACCAGTCGATCGCCGCCGCCCTCAACCACTCGGCGCTCAACATCGGCAACAGCCTGGGTGCTGCCCTCGGCGGTGCCGTGATCGCCGCAGGTTGGGGCTTCGTCGCCCCGCCGTGGGTCGGGGCCGCCCTCGCCGCCGCGGGACTGGCGATCGCTTTCACGGCCTACGGCGTCGAGCGCCGCCGGGGCGTTCCGATCGTCTACGCGCACTCCTCGACCGCCGCCGAGTGA
- the metX gene encoding homoserine O-acetyltransferase MetX, with the protein MDWQTSEDTVPSAPVTEADARLARGRPPASGAWRDGDPAGDRRFAAFRGFRTENGAVLPAARLAYESWGELSPAGDNAILILHALTGDSHVRGEAGRAHPTDGWWDEIVGPGAAIDTDRWFVVAPNMLGGCQGSTGPATIAPDGTEWGARFPYLTIRDQIAAQALLADELGVGSWRAVIGGSMGGMHALEWGATYPERVERLAVLAAPPLTTADQIALNSVQLEAIRIDPGYAGGDYYDAPAGEGPHRGLALARRMALLNYRSPTELNLRFQRSWQSEVSPLGRGGRFAVESYLDFHGNKFTRRFDANSYLTLVEAMNSHDVGRERGGVEDALGRVTARTLVLGIDSDRLFPVEGQHRIAHGIRDTLDGDRAAVITSDYGHDGFLIETDAVAHHLGRLLDA; encoded by the coding sequence ATGGATTGGCAGACCTCCGAGGACACGGTGCCCAGCGCGCCCGTCACGGAGGCGGACGCCCGCCTCGCCCGAGGTCGCCCGCCCGCCAGCGGCGCCTGGCGCGACGGCGACCCGGCCGGCGACCGCCGGTTCGCAGCCTTCCGCGGCTTCCGCACCGAGAACGGTGCCGTGCTGCCCGCCGCGCGCCTCGCCTACGAGAGCTGGGGCGAGCTCTCCCCCGCCGGCGACAATGCGATCCTCATCCTGCACGCGCTCACCGGCGACAGTCACGTTCGCGGCGAGGCCGGCAGAGCCCACCCCACCGACGGATGGTGGGACGAGATCGTCGGGCCCGGCGCCGCGATCGACACCGACCGCTGGTTCGTCGTGGCCCCCAACATGCTCGGCGGCTGCCAGGGCTCGACCGGACCCGCCACCATCGCCCCCGACGGCACCGAGTGGGGTGCGCGCTTCCCGTACCTGACGATCCGCGACCAGATCGCCGCCCAGGCATTGCTCGCGGACGAGCTCGGCGTCGGCAGCTGGCGCGCCGTGATCGGCGGCTCCATGGGCGGCATGCACGCGCTCGAGTGGGGGGCGACCTACCCCGAGCGGGTCGAGCGCCTGGCGGTTCTCGCGGCCCCTCCGCTGACCACTGCCGACCAGATCGCTCTGAACTCGGTGCAGCTCGAGGCCATCCGCATCGACCCGGGATACGCCGGCGGCGACTACTACGACGCACCCGCCGGAGAGGGCCCGCACCGCGGTCTGGCGCTCGCTCGCCGCATGGCGCTGCTGAACTACCGGAGTCCCACCGAACTGAACCTGCGCTTCCAGCGATCGTGGCAGTCAGAGGTGAGCCCGCTCGGGCGGGGCGGGCGCTTCGCCGTGGAGTCCTACCTGGACTTCCACGGCAACAAGTTCACGCGGCGCTTCGACGCCAACAGCTACCTCACCCTCGTCGAGGCGATGAATTCGCATGACGTCGGACGCGAGCGCGGCGGCGTCGAGGACGCCCTGGGACGCGTCACCGCGCGCACCCTCGTGCTCGGCATCGACAGCGATCGACTCTTCCCCGTCGAGGGGCAGCACCGCATCGCCCACGGAATCCGCGACACGCTCGACGGCGACCGGGCAGCGGTCATCACGAGCGACTACGGCCACGACGGGTTCCTCATCGAGACGGATGCGGTCGCCCACCATCTGGGCCGACTGCTCGACGCCTAG
- a CDS encoding bifunctional o-acetylhomoserine/o-acetylserine sulfhydrylase, with translation MSAPENWLFETKQIHSGAAPDPTTKARATPIYQTTSYVFDNADHAANLFSLAEPGNVYTRIINPTQSVVEERIAALEGGTAALLVASGQAAETFAVLNIAGAGDHIVSSSSIYGGTYNLFKYTLAKLGITTTFVENQDDPEEWRRAVRPNTKLFFAETVGNPKINVLDIRTVSDVAHEAGVPLIVDNTIATPYLIRPFEFGADIVVHSATKFLGGHGTTIGGVIVDGGRFPWSQHVDRFPELTEPDPSYHGLSYTGALGDGVAYVTKARVQLLRDLGAAIAPISAWLLLQGIETLSLRVERHVQNAQEIAEWLENQDDVASVNYSGLPTSPWYAAANQYAPKGVGAVLSFELKGGVGAGRAFVDNLTLFSHLANIGDVRSLVIHPASTTHSQLTPEQQLTAGVTPGLVRLSVGLENVADLKADLESALAAARRASEAARA, from the coding sequence ATGTCCGCACCCGAGAACTGGCTCTTCGAGACCAAGCAGATCCACTCCGGCGCCGCACCGGATCCCACCACCAAGGCGCGTGCGACCCCGATCTACCAGACCACGTCGTATGTGTTCGACAACGCCGACCACGCCGCGAACCTCTTCTCGCTCGCCGAGCCCGGCAACGTCTACACCCGCATCATCAACCCCACGCAGAGCGTCGTCGAGGAGCGCATCGCCGCGCTCGAGGGAGGCACGGCAGCGCTGCTGGTCGCCTCGGGTCAGGCGGCCGAGACGTTCGCGGTGCTCAACATCGCCGGAGCGGGCGACCACATCGTCTCCTCCAGCTCGATCTACGGCGGCACGTACAACCTCTTCAAGTACACGCTGGCCAAGCTCGGCATCACCACGACGTTCGTCGAGAACCAGGACGACCCCGAGGAGTGGCGCCGCGCGGTCCGCCCGAACACGAAGCTCTTCTTCGCTGAGACGGTCGGCAACCCGAAGATCAACGTGCTCGACATCCGCACGGTCTCCGACGTCGCGCACGAGGCCGGCGTTCCCCTGATCGTCGACAACACGATCGCCACCCCCTACCTCATCCGCCCCTTCGAGTTCGGTGCCGACATCGTCGTGCACTCGGCGACGAAGTTCCTCGGCGGACACGGCACCACGATCGGCGGCGTCATCGTCGACGGCGGCCGGTTCCCGTGGTCGCAGCACGTCGACCGCTTCCCCGAGCTCACCGAGCCCGACCCCTCGTACCACGGCCTCAGCTACACGGGCGCGCTGGGCGACGGCGTCGCCTACGTCACCAAGGCCCGCGTGCAGCTGCTGCGCGACCTGGGTGCCGCGATCGCCCCGATCAGCGCCTGGCTGCTGCTGCAGGGCATCGAGACCCTGTCGCTGCGCGTGGAGCGCCACGTGCAGAACGCGCAGGAGATCGCGGAGTGGCTGGAGAACCAGGACGACGTGGCGTCGGTGAACTACTCGGGCCTTCCGACCTCGCCGTGGTACGCGGCCGCCAACCAGTACGCGCCGAAGGGCGTCGGCGCGGTGCTCTCGTTCGAGCTCAAGGGCGGGGTGGGTGCCGGTCGTGCCTTCGTCGACAACCTCACGCTGTTCAGCCACCTCGCCAACATCGGTGACGTGCGCTCGCTCGTGATCCACCCCGCATCCACGACGCACTCGCAGCTGACCCCGGAGCAGCAGCTCACGGCCGGCGTCACGCCCGGTCTCGTGCGCCTCTCGGTGGGCCTCGAGAACGTCGCCGATCTCAAGGCCGACCTCGAGAGCGCGCTGGCCGCGGCACGCCGCGCCTCGGAGGCCGCGCGCGCCTGA
- a CDS encoding SDR family oxidoreductase, with protein MANRRAVVTGASTGIGEATARRLRADGWDVVAVARRAERLAALETATGAVAYAADLTVEADVQALADWLAASGPVHALVQVAGGARGVDDVADGDPDDWRWMYEANVLSTQRLVALLLPQLRKAAASDGHADTLFVTSTAAQVAYQGGGGYNAAKAAESMLVKALRLELNGEPIRVSEVAPGMVYTEEFSLNRLGGDQEAAEAVYRGVENPLTPDDVADVIAYALNAPGHVNLDLVTLRPVAQSAQHLVAREPLRVREG; from the coding sequence ATGGCGAACAGACGAGCAGTGGTGACGGGTGCGAGCACGGGGATCGGTGAGGCGACCGCGCGTCGCCTCCGCGCCGACGGTTGGGATGTGGTCGCGGTGGCCCGTCGCGCCGAGCGGCTGGCCGCCCTCGAGACGGCCACCGGTGCCGTGGCGTACGCGGCCGATCTGACCGTCGAGGCCGATGTGCAGGCGCTCGCCGACTGGCTCGCCGCATCCGGTCCCGTGCACGCGCTGGTGCAGGTCGCGGGCGGTGCGCGCGGCGTCGACGATGTCGCCGACGGTGACCCCGACGACTGGCGGTGGATGTACGAGGCCAACGTGCTGTCGACCCAGCGCCTGGTGGCGCTGTTGCTGCCCCAGTTGCGGAAGGCGGCCGCATCCGACGGCCACGCCGACACGCTCTTCGTGACCTCGACGGCCGCGCAGGTGGCCTACCAGGGCGGCGGCGGATACAACGCCGCGAAAGCGGCCGAGAGCATGCTCGTCAAGGCGCTGCGGCTCGAGCTCAACGGTGAGCCCATCCGAGTGAGCGAGGTGGCCCCGGGGATGGTCTACACCGAGGAGTTCTCCCTGAACCGTCTCGGCGGCGATCAGGAGGCGGCCGAGGCCGTTTATCGGGGCGTCGAGAACCCGCTGACCCCGGACGACGTCGCCGACGTCATCGCGTACGCGCTGAACGCGCCCGGCCACGTGAACCTCGACCTCGTGACGCTGCGGCCCGTCGCCCAATCCGCGCAGCACCTCGTCGCCCGCGAGCCGCTGCGAGTACGCGAGGGCTGA
- a CDS encoding MFS transporter, which produces MTGTRAPGRSALGITAGLIGWFILVEIVSGILQGYYVPLFSDIVVHLGIHDADVNWFEAAQLLLSALVVPVMAKLGDMYGHKRILLIATILTAGATWWIAFAGTFWSFLIAWALQGFYVVWLPLEIALIFERGRRQGRGVSATRRAAGLLVVGLQAGAIMGALAAGRLFGITGENLPLTLMLPAVAVTLIGVVIWLGVPESEPVPGRRLDAGGFVILALALLLVTGALTFLRLNGPGFVWTWLLLAAGLAAFVWFVRFELRQEDPAVDIRVLRRPEMWPVQATAALVGISLLGAQGPLSTYAGTDSALGYGLGLDATGRSNVIGVYLVSLIVGAVIFSITSRRASPRVVLIGAALLVGIGYLLFLPLHRELWQVLMNLSIAGLGSGALVAALPAAAAAAAPRGQTGIASALTNTTKTIGGTFASAVFGVVLAVGAGAVASSTAASLGGYITVWIVCAAGGFAAAAVLLVVPKVAFADTDTEATAHAAASGGTTAR; this is translated from the coding sequence ATGACCGGCACCCGTGCGCCCGGTCGATCGGCGCTCGGCATCACGGCGGGTCTGATCGGCTGGTTCATCCTCGTCGAGATCGTCAGCGGCATCCTGCAGGGTTATTACGTTCCCCTGTTCAGCGACATCGTGGTGCATCTGGGCATCCACGACGCCGACGTCAACTGGTTCGAGGCGGCCCAACTGCTGTTGTCGGCCCTCGTCGTACCGGTCATGGCGAAGCTCGGCGACATGTACGGGCACAAGCGCATCCTGTTGATCGCCACGATCCTCACCGCCGGTGCCACATGGTGGATCGCGTTCGCGGGCACCTTCTGGAGCTTCCTGATCGCGTGGGCGCTGCAGGGCTTCTACGTGGTCTGGCTGCCGCTCGAGATCGCGCTGATCTTCGAGCGCGGCCGCAGACAGGGCCGCGGTGTCTCGGCCACCCGCCGCGCAGCCGGTCTTCTCGTGGTCGGGTTGCAGGCGGGCGCGATCATGGGGGCGCTCGCGGCGGGGCGTCTTTTCGGCATCACCGGAGAGAACCTGCCGCTGACCCTCATGCTGCCCGCGGTGGCCGTGACGCTGATCGGCGTCGTGATCTGGCTGGGCGTCCCCGAGTCCGAGCCCGTCCCCGGACGCCGACTGGATGCGGGCGGCTTCGTGATCCTCGCGCTCGCGCTGCTGCTCGTGACCGGTGCCCTCACTTTCCTCCGCCTCAACGGTCCCGGCTTCGTCTGGACGTGGCTGCTGTTGGCCGCGGGGCTGGCCGCCTTCGTGTGGTTCGTGCGGTTCGAGCTACGCCAGGAGGACCCCGCCGTCGACATCCGGGTCCTGCGCCGTCCGGAGATGTGGCCGGTGCAGGCCACGGCGGCTCTCGTGGGCATCAGCCTGCTCGGCGCCCAAGGCCCCCTGTCGACCTACGCCGGCACCGACTCCGCGCTCGGCTACGGGCTGGGCCTCGATGCGACCGGTCGCTCCAACGTGATCGGCGTGTATCTGGTCTCCCTCATCGTCGGCGCCGTGATCTTCTCGATCACCTCCCGCCGGGCGAGCCCTCGCGTGGTGCTCATCGGGGCTGCTCTGCTCGTGGGCATCGGCTACCTGCTGTTCCTGCCGCTGCACCGCGAGCTCTGGCAGGTGCTCATGAACCTGTCGATCGCGGGTCTCGGCTCCGGCGCGCTCGTGGCCGCCCTGCCCGCCGCAGCAGCCGCGGCGGCGCCGCGGGGACAGACCGGCATCGCCTCCGCACTCACCAACACGACCAAGACGATCGGCGGGACCTTCGCCTCGGCGGTGTTCGGCGTCGTGCTCGCGGTCGGCGCGGGTGCCGTCGCGAGCTCGACCGCGGCGTCCCTCGGCGGTTACATCACGGTGTGGATCGTGTGCGCCGCCGGCGGGTTCGCCGCCGCCGCGGTGCTGCTCGTGGTGCCCAAAGTGGCATTCGCCGACACCGACACCGAGGCCACGGCGCACGCGGCCGCATCCGGGGGCACGACCGCGCGCTGA